The genomic stretch GCCAAGTAACGTTTGACCGAATCGGCATCGGCGCGTTCGGGCGTCCCGAGATTGACGAGTAGGAGGGCACTTTTCACGTGTTTTGCAGGTTCCATTCAGCGCACTAGCTTAACGCGCAGCACGGCTGACTGCTGCTTCAGGTTTACCGCTTGTGCCGCAACGCTTAGCATCAAGGTTTCGCACACATGAGATGAATCATGGACTCACGCGTCGCCACCACTGCAGTTCGTTGGTTTTTTCCGGCCTTGGTCATCGCGGGCAGCATCGCAGCCGGACCTACCGCTCAGGCGCGAGAAAAGCTCGACGAAGCTGCCCGTGCGCAACGCGCTGTGCAAGTCCTGCGTGACATCCAAGCGATTCCCGAGTCCGCCATTCCGGACAAATTGTTCGATGAGGCACGCGCGGTGGTCGTGGTACCCGACACCTTGAAGATCGGATTCATCTTCGGCGGTCGACGCGGTGAAGGCCTGATGTCGGTGCGTCGCCCGGATGGCAGTTGGTCTGCCCCTTCATTCGTCAAGCTCACCGGTGGCAGCATTGGTTTGCAAGCGGGCGTGCAATCGGCGGACATCGTCATGGTGTTCCATACGGATCGCGGCTTGGACAGCATCGTGGCGGGCAAATTCACCTTGGGCGCAGATGCGGGCGTCGCCGCGGGACCCGTGGGCCGTACCGCCTCAGCATCGACCGATGCGCAGTTGAAAGCGGAGATTTGGTCGTGGTCGCGGGCGCGCGGATTGTTCGCCGGTGTTGCCGTCGATGGCGCGGCCTTGTCGATCGATGACACCGCCAACGAACGTGTCTACGGTGAAGGCAGCACGCCTCGCATGATTTTTGAAGGCCGGACGCCGACGCGTACACCCAATGCGTTGGTGGACTTCAGCGATGCGCTTGAAGAAGCCGCTGCGGCGGCGCACGCGCGACGCTCGGATTCAGTCGCGCCGGCCGCGGCCAGCGCCACCCCGAACGTGGCACCCGCGGCGTCTGCGGCACCGCCCGCACAAGAGGTGGCTGCACCGGCAACCGCGCCTGCCGCACCGAATTCGACGATCACAACCGAAGCGCTGCCTGAAACACCGGCTAAGAA from Lysobacter sp. HDW10 encodes the following:
- a CDS encoding lipid-binding SYLF domain-containing protein, whose translation is MDSRVATTAVRWFFPALVIAGSIAAGPTAQAREKLDEAARAQRAVQVLRDIQAIPESAIPDKLFDEARAVVVVPDTLKIGFIFGGRRGEGLMSVRRPDGSWSAPSFVKLTGGSIGLQAGVQSADIVMVFHTDRGLDSIVAGKFTLGADAGVAAGPVGRTASASTDAQLKAEIWSWSRARGLFAGVAVDGAALSIDDTANERVYGEGSTPRMIFEGRTPTRTPNALVDFSDALEEAAAAAHARRSDSVAPAAASATPNVAPAASAAPPAQEVAAPATAPAAPNSTITTEALPETPAKKP